GGAGGAACGGATCGTGATCCTGTGGGAACTTGCTACGTCGCTTGGTCCAACAGGAGAGGCACAACTGAAGTGGAACGTCTCTTTTTTCCAATGGATCGTGAAAGTTTCAAATTGAGAGTTGCGCAGTGTGCTCTGGATGGGCTTAGGATGAGGATAGGATGAGCTTCTTAATCAAGGTCTCAGAAGGCTGGCCTTACACCACAATCATGATTTAGAAGCAGCCTTGAGGCATATCTGGGGCGCAAGGAGCGCAAATAAGATAGCGATATGGGTAAGGACAATCGTCGCTCCTGTGGAAGTATCGAGGGCTGCAGAGAGCACGACCCCGGCGGCGCCTCCAATAAGGCCAATCAGAGCAGCCATGAGAAGCATGTGACGGAAGCTCCGCGCGATGAATCGTGCAGAGGTTGCCGGTATGACGATGATCGCAGTGAGAAGAAGTGCCCCGAGCATTTTGAGGCACACCGTGATCATCGCTGCAATCATTACGGCAAAGAGAAAATTTAACCGTGTGACGTTCAACTGGCGCGCTCGGGCCATGTCAGGTTGCACAATGAGCATGAGAAATCGTTCGCTGTAGTAAGCAACAAAAATAAGGATCGCAATCAGTAAGCCCGCTTGGATGAGGAGATCGGCCGGTGTGTTGGCATAGATGTCGCCGAAGAGCATGCCTTCGAGAAGGCGCGCTTTGCCTTGGTATTGAATCAGAATGATGCCTAGCGCGACGCTTCCTGTGAGGGAGAAGGCGATGATGGTGTCGGGACGAAGTTGCGTGTGAGTGAAAAGATATGCCATGCAGATAGCCATCAATAGGCTATAGAAGAGCACTACTAGAAGCGTCGGGAAAGTTGTGGAGAGGGCGTCTTGTATTAAAAGGCCTAGAGCTAGGCCCGTTATTGTGGAATGCGCGATGGCATCGCTGAAAAATGACATGCCGCGCAGAGTGATAAAAACTCCCATGAGTGCGCATGCGGGGCCGAGAATTACCATGGATAGAAGCGCAAGCCGCATGAAATCGTGTTCAAAAATCTCAAGCATGGCAACAAGGGTGAGTAGAAGGAGGCGGCGCGCTCCAGCCGTAAAGGGAGGAGAGAATGTGTTCTCTCAACATTTCCGATGCGTCACCTAAGGCAAAGTGAGAACGATTTAGGCAGAGGATTTTTTTGGCAATTCGGCTGATCCAGTGAAGGTCGTGGCTTACGACGATGAGACTGAGCCCGCTATCGAGAATTTCACGTTTGAGGATATCTTCGAGTGCCGTTTCTTTTGCGGGGTCAACTCCGGTGGTAGGTTCATCTAAAATGAGCAGATCTGGATTTTGAATGAAGCTTGCTGCGAGCATCACGCGTTGAAGTTCACCCCCTGAGAGCCGATCGAGGCGCTTGTGAGCGATCGGGTGGAGGAGAAAACGTCGGAGGATATCTTCGATGTGTGAAGAGGTAGTAGAGCAGTGGAAGGGGCTGAACGTCCCGCTGCAGACTTGAAGCCATTCAAAGACTGTGACAGGGATGTGTCGGTCATCGAGAAGACGTTGAGGAAGATAACCGAGGCGCGGCGAACCTTGGATTTCGACATGGCCACTCGTGGGTTTAATAAGACCAAGAATGACATGCAGGAGGGTTGTTTTCCCTCCGCCGTTTGGGCCGATAATTGCTAGGATGTCGCCTTGTTGGATGGTGAGGTTGATCTTTTGGAGGACTGTCTCTTGAGCCCAACCAGCAGTGACGTCGGTGAGTCGAATCTGCCAAGGAGTAGGTGTAATTTTTGTCGAAGAGAGCTCTACTGCCATGCTTTTTTGAGAACTCGAAGGTTGTTTTCCATTGCATCGATGTATGCGTCGGGATGAGGTTTACCCGTTTCAATGGTGTCGAGAGAGGCTATCCGTGTGCGTGTTTCTCTTGAGAGAGTTTCTAAGAGCTTCGGGGGATAACCTACTTCAGTAAAGATGACCTGAACTTGATTTTGACGAATGATTTCAATCAGTCTTGCTACACGCTTCGGCGATGGGGACTGATGCGGGAGCTGCTCTACAAATCCAAGATAACGGATGTGATAGCGCTTGGCGAAGTAAAGAAATGAATTGTGAAAAGTGAGCAGGGTCTTTTTTTTGAGGGGCGCAAGTGCATTTTGGAAATCCTTATGTAATTTTTCTAATTGTGCAAAGTAAGTAGCAGCGCGTGTTTGATAGTAAGATTTGTTGTCAGGATCTTTTTCGATGAGCGCTTTGAGGATGTTTTCAGCTTGTTGTTTCGCAAGCAGTGGATCTAGCCAGACATGTGGATTGGGGCCGTGATGGTGGTGATGACGTGCAGCTCCGCCGTCATCTGCATGAGAATGCGTGCACCCTTCTAGGGCAAGATCATGATCGTCGAGTGTCTGAATGCCACGGCTGGTGTCTATGATGGAGATCGTTTTTTTTGCTGAGCGTGTGTAGTCTTCGATCCAGGGTTCTAGCTGTATGCCGTTGATGAAAATCAGATCAGCGTTGTGAAGCTTTCGTAGGTCGCTGGGTTTTGGATGATAATCGTGCAGACCCACATTGGGAGGAACGAGTTGATGAACAGTTGCTCGGTCGCCGCAAATACTGAGTGTGTGAGCGGTGAGAGGCAGGATAGTGGTGATGATTTGTAGACGCGCTGTGGCATAAGATTGTGACGACAACAGGAGAATTCCTATAAGACTAGGCCAAATCGCTAGCTCTGGTTTCATGAGGGACGAGAATATGTGATGGCTGAAATAAATGCAAATGATTTGCATTTATCATCGGATGATGCCGCGTCGCGAGTTTCGAACGAAGTTAACAAGATGCTGAATTTCCTTTGTGGAAGGCAATGTGGCAGAAATTTTTTCGAGGGCTTGGGTTGTATTCAGAGTGCGGTCGTATAAGATTTTATAGGCGTCCCGAATGACTCTAATGGTCTCATCAGCAAATCCACGACGCTGCAGTCCAACTGTATTCACGGCACGAACATCAGCGGGGTTACCGTCGGCAATGAAATAGGGGGGCACATCCTGGACGATCTTTGTGCAACCTCCAATCATGCTATGCGAGCCGATACGACAGAATTGGTGAACTGCAGAAAGTCCACCTATAACGACGTAATCTTCAACGATGACGTGTCCGGCTAAGGTGCCGTTATTGGACATGATGATGTGATCACCGAGTTGGCAATCGTGGGCGATGTGAACGTAGGCTAAAAAGAGGTTGTGATTTCCAATGAGCGTGCGGGCATGTGGAGCGGTGCCGCGGTTGACTGTGCAGAATTCACGAAATGTGTTGTAGTCGCCGATCTCAAGAAAGGTGGGCTCTTCTTGGTATTTGAGGTCTTGAGTTACTTGTCCTATCGAAACGAAGGGAAAGAAGTGATTATGTTTGCCGATTTTGGTTTTGCCGACGATCGAGGCATGGTGATCGATTCGCGTGCCGGATGCGATCTGGACTTCTTTTCCAATGTAAGCGTAAGCCCCTACCGTGACGTTCTCGTCTAAGTATGCTCCAGGTTCTACAATAGCTGTGGGATGAATAATGGTCGGCATGTAAAATTAAAACTACACCAGGGCAAACATTAGCTCAGCCTCGGAGACAATTTCGCCGTTAACTGTGCATACGGCTTTAGCTTTTGCAATTTTCCCGCGTGCCTTGAGCAGCTCAACATCGATGAGCAAGGTATCGCCTGGCATCACAGGCTTTCGGAATTTGACAGCATCAGCGCTCATAAAGTAGCCCAAACGCCCGGCATTGCCCGTCTGGCGAAGCATGAGGATGCTTGCGACTTGTGCCATCGCTTCGAGTTGGAGGACACCTGGCATGATCGGATGCCCTGGAAAATGGCCTTGGAAAAAAGGCTCGTTAATTGTTACGGACTTTTGGCCCGTAGCCTTGTTAGGGCCTTCGAATTTTAAAATACGATCCACCAGCAGGAAGGGATAACGATGAGGCAAAATCTTCATGACTTCGTTGACGTCAAGCGCGCCCTCGCCCGTGGGGATATTTTCAACTGGCATCAGTTGCGCGAGATAATTTTTGTAATGCTTGTAGATGGCTTTCGTCAGCTCGACATTCAGCGCATGGCTTGGTTTTGCCGTGTGAATATGGGCTTTGATGCGTAACGGAAAAAGCGCTAGATCTCCGATCACATCAAAAATTTTATGCCGAACAAATTCGTCTTCATAACGCAGAGGCTCGCTGGAAAGGATGGTTTCATCTTTGATCACTACGGCGTTTTCTAAGCTGCCGCCTTTGATTAGTCCTTTTTCGAGAAGAGGCTGGACTTCTTCATAGAAAACAAAGGTGCGAGCTCGTGCAATCTCTTGTGGGAACTTTGTTTCATCCTCTTTCCAGTGTAGAAACTGTGTGAATCGACCAGTGTGATTGGCGTTGGTGCACGATATTTGGAAGTGATCCGATGGCCAAGCGATTGAGTAAGCGCCGTTTTTGCCCCACACAGCGATCGGCTCTCGTAGCTCGAAATAGACACGTGGCGCTTCCTGTTGTTGCAGACCAATTTTGTGGATCAACTCAACAAACTCACGCCCGCTGCCGTCTAGGATCGGCGCTTCGTTGGCGTTCAATTCAATAATCGCATTATCCACACCGCATCCGCGCAGCGAAGCTAGGACGTGTTCAACTGTGTGAATTTTAACGTTGCCCTCACCCAGCGTAGTAGCGCGCTCCATTTGCTTCACATTATCAATGTGAGCATGAACCGTCGGCTCATCGGGTAAATCTTTTCGTTGAAATACATAGCCCGTATGCGGAGCGGCCGGCTTTAAGGTCAATGTAACCTTGTTCCCTGTGTGGAGTGATATTCCAGATATCGAGCCAGAGCCAGCCAAGGTGTGCTGAAATTGAGGTGACATATCGCAAGTGTTAGCTTACGCGCCTATTTTATGGCAAGACGACGATTTACAGCGGAACAATTTCTGCGCGATACCTGCCGCCCTCCATCAAATGCAGAAGCGCGACTGAAGGAGGAGCACCTCGGTTACAGCGTCCCACTGCTCCCGGGTTTAGGTATTTCGGACGTCCTGTCTCTTCGAGATGCGGGACATGGGTGTGTCCATACAATACCCAGTCGTAGGCCACTAGTGGACGATCAGGTATAATGTGTGCCAGAAAAAATGTCTCTCTGCCTCGCCTCAACTCGCAGTTCTGCGGCAATGATAAATCCCAGTCATTATTTCCCCTCACAGCCAACACTCGATCACATATCCCTCGCAAAGCATCCAAAATCCAAGATTCACACACATCCCCGAGGTGCCAGATTTCTTCGACGTTTGTAAAAATCTCCTCAACTTTTGGCGGTAAAATGTTGTGCGTATCGGCCATCACGCCGATCCGCTCAGGCGTATTTGTTTGGCCGATCTCGTGGGCTTCGGCTTGACGAACTCCGCTCGCATCATGCATAAAGTTTTTCATGGGAAAGCAACATAACGTTATTATCAAACGCAAACGCAGGAAAAACTATATCAAACGCAAACGCGAGCAGTTCAAGCTCCGCTTCCAAAAAAACTAACTCATGCCATGGCTATTGATTGACGGGCATAATGTTATTTTTCATCACCCTACTCTTACACAGGACTATAAACGCCGGCCAACCACTGCAATTGATTATTTGATTTCTCAAGCTCAACATATCAGCGATACTCGAGATTGGAGGACCGTCCTTTTCTTTGACGGCAACTTCAAAAGCCGAGGTATTAGCTGCTCCAGAAGCTGCAAATTGGAAATTATATTCGCAGACTCTTACCTGACCGCCGATGCCCTCATCGAAAAGCTCTGTCAAAAAATACCTCCATCGCAAGATATCTTTGTCGTCACAGCAGACGTTGCCCTAACCCAGAGTATCGCCTCCTCTCGTGTCCACGTTTTCACGCCCGATTGGTTTTTTCAAGAATGTAAAGCTGCGCGAGAAACCCTCCAGGACTCCCTTCGCCGCATCAATCGAAAAGCACGTTGGGAAAGGCATTAACTCTACTGCTTTTGCAAAATGCTTCTACTGAAAGAACCCGATATCACTTAATCCAAAAAAATTAGAAAAAAGTTTGCCATTTAATCCCTCATCCCTAAATCTATGCTTACTCTACGAACTGCCCCCAGACCCTATGGAATCTATAGCTAAAATTGGCATCATATTAGCGTTAATCGGTGGTATCTTCTCTGGCATCTTCGCATTCCTCTTCAAAACCGGTCGCTACGATACCACTAAGGCCGACCTAAGCGTCACTAAAACTAATCTCGAACAAACCACAAACAAACTTAACCAAACCGAATCCGAACTTTCGGCAACGAAACAAAATCTCGAAGCTACCACAACACAACTTTCCGAGGCGAGAAGTAAAGCTGAAAGTCTAACTCAGTCTCTCAATGAAGCCACAGAAAAACTCAGCAGCCTCGAGAAAGAGCTCGTCCAAACCAAAGAAAAAATGGCCCTAGCAGAGGCTAAGCTTGCCGAAGTAAATCGAACCTTAGGTGAAAAATCAGAAGAAGCCCGCGCCGCAACTGAAAAACTTGAAGCCCTACAAGCAGAACGCAAAATCATCGATGAACAACTGGCTGCTGCACAAAAAGAAATCAACCGCTTGAACGACCTCATTCGTCGCAAGCCAGACAAAAAGCTGCCCCCAGGCATATCCGGTCGTATCGTCAATGTAAATAAAAATTGGGGCTTTGTCGTGCTCAACATCGGCGACAAAGACGGTCTCATCCCTGGAGGGGAATTGATCGTATACCGTGGAAAAGAGTATATTGGTAAACTACGCGTCACCTCCACAGAAGCCAAAACAGCCGTCGCTGACATAATCCCAGACGCGACCAGAGGAGAAATCCAAATCGGCGATGAAGTCTTTAATTAAGTCCATCATCCTCATCCCCATCATTTCCAGCTTCATCGGCTGCGCCACGACAGAAAAAAACACTGAAAACAAACGTGTATCCACCGTCCCATGGAATAAACCCCAACGTTGGGAAGGCTATGGTCAAATGGGAGCTGTAGCCGATGCCATGGGAGCAGGACGTCCGGGTGGCTACTGACTAATCTGCTTCTACCATCTGCACTCTTTTTTGATCTAAGCTTCTCACAGACATGGTCGTTCCCTTTTTCGACCTCAAAGCGCAATACGCAGCGCTTGAGAAAGAAATCCTTTCTGCCATCGCAGATTTTCTCCCTAAACAACAGCTCATCTTAGGAGAGACCGTAGAAAACTTTGAAAGACACCTTTCTCGATATTGCCATACACCTCATGCAATCGGTGTATCATCAGGCACAGATGCTCTCGCGCTCGCCCTTGAATCCTTAGAAATTCAAGCAGGCGATGAAGTGATCGTGCCCGCGTTTACTTACTTCGCTACTGCTAGCGTTGTCGTGCGACGTGGAGCAAAACCCGTTTTCTGCGACATCGATCCCCTCACCTACAATCTCAATCCACATCTGCTAGAAAGCCTCTTGACCTCTCGCACCAAGGCTATCATCCCAGTGCATCTTTTTGGCCATGCCGCTCCGATGCCAGAAATCTTGGCTTGGGCGATGCGTCACAACGTCGAAGTCATCGAGGATGCTGCTCAAGCAATCGGGGCTGAGATTCATGGAGCCCGAGTAGGAAGTTTCGGTCGCATGGCGGCCTTTAGTTTTTATCCGACTAAAAATTTGGGCGCCTTTGGCGACGCCGGCGCACTTACTGCACATCGCGATGAAGACGCGATACGCCTGCGAATGCTTCGCGCGCAAGGCTCAAAAGAACGTTACGTCCACGAAGGCATCGGTGGCGCATTCCGACTCGATGCCCTACAAGCTCTAATTCTCAGCATCAAACTACCTCATCTCGAAAGCTGGCACGAAGCCCGCCAACAACACGCCCGCTACTACCTCCATCACTTATCGGATATCGAAGGCTTATCGCTTCCAGTCACGCTTGACGGTTACCGCCACACCTATAACCAATTCGTGATCCGCACTAAGCAACGAGACGCCCTACGCGCTCATCTGCAAAACATGGGAATTTACACTGAGATCTACTACCCACGCGCTCTGCCAGATCAGCCAATTTTCGTTCAACTCGGTTATCACAAATGCTCCTGCCCTGAAGCTCGCGCCGCCGCACGCGAAGTCTTGGCCCTTCCAATCTATCCCGAGCTAACCGAAGAAGCCTTGCAAAAGGTCGTTCATGCTATCCGACTATTTTTCAACAAAAACGGATAGCCCGATTCCAGAGCCACCAACTCCATATCCTTGCCTTCACAAGGCCCCTTTGTCGCCTTTTTTGCGTAAAAAGATACTGTTTGCACGAATTAGTAAATAGTTCTTGCTTTTTTTAAATTTTTTAATACAAAAACGTATAAGCGGACGCTCGCGTTCCTTTACTGGAACCATCCTCCTCCTCCTTGGCGGGCGTCCGCCCTTACTTTTTCGAGTCCTCTCACAGCCTTTTCACCAAGCCCCTCTTGCACCCCTCAGGAAAAGCAAGAATAATACCCCAATGACCGATCTGGAAGCCTACGTCGCACTCAATCAAGTGCCTCGGCTCGGCCCCATCACTGCCCGTCGCTTAATTGAAACACTGGGCTCACCGGCAGCAATATTCCAAGCCTCGACGAATGAATTGACCGCAGTCCGCGGCATTGGTCACGAAATTGCTCAAGCGATCAAAAACTCAAATCCCATCGAATTGGCCGAAAAGGAGCTCTCACGAGCCAACCAGCGACAAATCCAAATCCTAGTCCCATCCGATGCCGCCTATCCAGAGGCTTTGCGCGAGCTCGAGGATGCACCACTCGTTCTCTACATCCGCGGCACAGTCCCCCAAAAATGGCCGCGTAGCCTAGCCATTGTCGGTTCGCGTTCGATTTCACATTACGGTGAACAAACAGCAAAAAAGCTCGCCTACCAACTCGCCTACGCCGGCGTGCCGATTGTCTCTGGCCTAGCGCGCGGAATCGACTCCTACGCCCATCAAGGCGCGCTGGCTGCTCAGGGGACGACATGGGCAGTCCTAGGATGCGGCCTTTCTCATATTTACCCGCCAGAAAATACTCCATTAGCGGATAAAATCATCGAAAGCGGTGGATGTTTGATCAGTGAGTTTCCTCTGGATACCCAGCCCGACCGTCAGACCTTTCCCATGCGCAACCGCATCATCAGCGGCCTGAGCTTTGGCGTCCTAGTAATCGAGGCCGGCAAAGACAGCGGCGCCTTGATCACCACACGTTTTGCACTCGAGCAAGGCCGCCAAGTCTTTGCAGTCCCCGGGCGGATTGATTCTCCCCACTCCAAAGGCTGCCACCAGCTTATCAAAGAAGGCGCCAAGCTCGTCGAGGATGCACAAGATATATTACAAGAGCTCC
This DNA window, taken from Candidatus Methylacidiphilales bacterium, encodes the following:
- a CDS encoding metal ABC transporter permease, which gives rise to MLEIFEHDFMRLALLSMVILGPACALMGVFITLRGMSFFSDAIAHSTITGLALGLLIQDALSTTFPTLLVVLFYSLLMAICMAYLFTHTQLRPDTIIAFSLTGSVALGIILIQYQGKARLLEGMLFGDIYANTPADLLIQAGLLIAILIFVAYYSERFLMLIVQPDMARARQLNVTRLNFLFAVMIAAMITVCLKMLGALLLTAIIVIPATSARFIARSFRHMLLMAALIGLIGGAAGVVLSAALDTSTGATIVLTHIAILFALLAPQICLKAASKS
- a CDS encoding metal ABC transporter ATP-binding protein translates to MAVELSSTKITPTPWQIRLTDVTAGWAQETVLQKINLTIQQGDILAIIGPNGGGKTTLLHVILGLIKPTSGHVEIQGSPRLGYLPQRLLDDRHIPVTVFEWLQVCSGTFSPFHCSTTSSHIEDILRRFLLHPIAHKRLDRLSGGELQRVMLAASFIQNPDLLILDEPTTGVDPAKETALEDILKREILDSGLSLIVVSHDLHWISRIAKKILCLNRSHFALGDASEMLREHILSSLYGWSAPPPSTHPCCHA
- a CDS encoding zinc ABC transporter substrate-binding protein; translated protein: MKPELAIWPSLIGILLLSSQSYATARLQIITTILPLTAHTLSICGDRATVHQLVPPNVGLHDYHPKPSDLRKLHNADLIFINGIQLEPWIEDYTRSAKKTISIIDTSRGIQTLDDHDLALEGCTHSHADDGGAARHHHHHGPNPHVWLDPLLAKQQAENILKALIEKDPDNKSYYQTRAATYFAQLEKLHKDFQNALAPLKKKTLLTFHNSFLYFAKRYHIRYLGFVEQLPHQSPSPKRVARLIEIIRQNQVQVIFTEVGYPPKLLETLSRETRTRIASLDTIETGKPHPDAYIDAMENNLRVLKKAWQ
- the lpxA gene encoding acyl-ACP--UDP-N-acetylglucosamine O-acyltransferase; its protein translation is MPTIIHPTAIVEPGAYLDENVTVGAYAYIGKEVQIASGTRIDHHASIVGKTKIGKHNHFFPFVSIGQVTQDLKYQEEPTFLEIGDYNTFREFCTVNRGTAPHARTLIGNHNLFLAYVHIAHDCQLGDHIIMSNNGTLAGHVIVEDYVVIGGLSAVHQFCRIGSHSMIGGCTKIVQDVPPYFIADGNPADVRAVNTVGLQRRGFADETIRVIRDAYKILYDRTLNTTQALEKISATLPSTKEIQHLVNFVRNSRRGIIR
- a CDS encoding bifunctional UDP-3-O-[3-hydroxymyristoyl] N-acetylglucosamine deacetylase/3-hydroxyacyl-ACP dehydratase; this translates as MSPQFQHTLAGSGSISGISLHTGNKVTLTLKPAAPHTGYVFQRKDLPDEPTVHAHIDNVKQMERATTLGEGNVKIHTVEHVLASLRGCGVDNAIIELNANEAPILDGSGREFVELIHKIGLQQQEAPRVYFELREPIAVWGKNGAYSIAWPSDHFQISCTNANHTGRFTQFLHWKEDETKFPQEIARARTFVFYEEVQPLLEKGLIKGGSLENAVVIKDETILSSEPLRYEDEFVRHKIFDVIGDLALFPLRIKAHIHTAKPSHALNVELTKAIYKHYKNYLAQLMPVENIPTGEGALDVNEVMKILPHRYPFLLVDRILKFEGPNKATGQKSVTINEPFFQGHFPGHPIMPGVLQLEAMAQVASILMLRQTGNAGRLGYFMSADAVKFRKPVMPGDTLLIDVELLKARGKIAKAKAVCTVNGEIVSEAELMFALV
- a CDS encoding metallophosphatase family protein, whose translation is MKNFMHDASGVRQAEAHEIGQTNTPERIGVMADTHNILPPKVEEIFTNVEEIWHLGDVCESWILDALRGICDRVLAVRGNNDWDLSLPQNCELRRGRETFFLAHIIPDRPLVAYDWVLYGHTHVPHLEETGRPKYLNPGAVGRCNRGAPPSVALLHLMEGGRYRAEIVPL
- a CDS encoding NYN domain-containing protein translates to MPWLLIDGHNVIFHHPTLTQDYKRRPTTAIDYLISQAQHISDTRDWRTVLFFDGNFKSRGISCSRSCKLEIIFADSYLTADALIEKLCQKIPPSQDIFVVTADVALTQSIASSRVHVFTPDWFFQECKAARETLQDSLRRINRKARWERH
- a CDS encoding DegT/DnrJ/EryC1/StrS family aminotransferase, giving the protein MVVPFFDLKAQYAALEKEILSAIADFLPKQQLILGETVENFERHLSRYCHTPHAIGVSSGTDALALALESLEIQAGDEVIVPAFTYFATASVVVRRGAKPVFCDIDPLTYNLNPHLLESLLTSRTKAIIPVHLFGHAAPMPEILAWAMRHNVEVIEDAAQAIGAEIHGARVGSFGRMAAFSFYPTKNLGAFGDAGALTAHRDEDAIRLRMLRAQGSKERYVHEGIGGAFRLDALQALILSIKLPHLESWHEARQQHARYYLHHLSDIEGLSLPVTLDGYRHTYNQFVIRTKQRDALRAHLQNMGIYTEIYYPRALPDQPIFVQLGYHKCSCPEARAAAREVLALPIYPELTEEALQKVVHAIRLFFNKNG
- the dprA gene encoding DNA-processing protein DprA yields the protein MLFLNFLIQKRISGRSRSFTGTILLLLGGRPPLLFRVLSQPFHQAPLAPLRKSKNNTPMTDLEAYVALNQVPRLGPITARRLIETLGSPAAIFQASTNELTAVRGIGHEIAQAIKNSNPIELAEKELSRANQRQIQILVPSDAAYPEALRELEDAPLVLYIRGTVPQKWPRSLAIVGSRSISHYGEQTAKKLAYQLAYAGVPIVSGLARGIDSYAHQGALAAQGTTWAVLGCGLSHIYPPENTPLADKIIESGGCLISEFPLDTQPDRQTFPMRNRIISGLSFGVLVIEAGKDSGALITTRFALEQGRQVFAVPGRIDSPHSKGCHQLIKEGAKLVEDAQDILQELQYLFPPIPEPQSSRPIPASLSETERLIFDAIGTEEIPIDHLIATTGLPAQQVSSTLLRLEMKKLIRQLPGKFFVRTA